The proteins below come from a single Eucalyptus grandis isolate ANBG69807.140 chromosome 3, ASM1654582v1, whole genome shotgun sequence genomic window:
- the LOC104439433 gene encoding LOW QUALITY PROTEIN: glutamate receptor 2.7-like (The sequence of the model RefSeq protein was modified relative to this genomic sequence to represent the inferred CDS: inserted 3 bases in 3 codons) has protein sequence MFPARISFDAEKLLFMTLSFFAILTTFCEGPWVAVAQSSNSNNATTIPVNVGVVLDLEKWVGKMGLSCIKMSLSDFYSSNPSYKTRLVLNVRDSKQDEVAAAAAALDLIKNKQVQAIIGPEASLQADFIIDLGNKSHVPIISFSATSPSLSSXSSPYFIRATQNDSSQVNAISAVIQAFGWKELVLIYVDNQFGEGIIPSLADALEEVDTRVSYRSLFSPSATDDQILQELYKLMTMQTRVFIVHMLPALGSRLLAKAKEVGMMSEGYVWILTNGITDLLSSVDSSVVASSMQGVLGIKTYIPDTPNLHNFMVRWKMKFQQDNPSILNPTLNIFGYSAYDAARALAMAVEEMGAANSTFQMLKASTSATDLDNIGISQNGHKLLQELATTTFTGLAGNFWLVDGQLESSAFQIVNINGNAARGIGFWTLDNGLQRDLSSVNTSKYSTLKSNLRSIIWPXDSTSVPKGWEIPTNGKRLKILVPVKNGFNQFVKVTRDPNTNTAQVTGYCIDIFQAVIEKLPYAVAYDLIPFALPNGSSAGSYNDMIDRVFNQNYDAVVGDTTIIANRSLYVDFTLPYTESGGAMLVPYKDDTSKKAWVFLKPLTWDLWLTTVCFFVFIAVVVWTLEHQINEDFRGPATHQVGTSFWFSFSTVVFAQREKVLSNLARFVVVVWVFVVLILTQSYTASLSSLLVVQNLQPTVTDVDQLLKSGKNVGYQHGSFVYGMLKEMKFDDSRLISYRSPEECDALLSNGSXKGGIAAAFHEVPYLKLILSEYCNKYTMIPAFKTAGFGFVFPKGSPLVPDISRAILNVTEGPQMTEIENAWLTSKTNCQNSNSSVSSDSLGLDSFWGLFLIAGAAAISALLIFMVMFIKRNWQEVTSSSGSLWRRLLN, from the exons ATGTTTCCAGCAAGAATTTCCTTCGATGCTGAAAAGCTCCTCTTTATGACTCTCTCCTTTTTCGCAATCCTCACGACCTTCTGTGAAGGCCCTTGGGTCGCTGTGGCGCAAAGCAGTAACAGCAACAATGCAACAACGATCCCGGTGAACGTTGGGGTGGTACTTGATCTGGAGAAGTGGGTAGGTAAGATGGGATTGAGCTGCATTAAAATGTCTCTCTCTGACTTTTATAGTTCAAACCCGTCCTACAAGACCAGGCTCGTCCTCAACGTTAGAGATTCCAAACAAGATgaggttgctgctgctgctgcag CACTCGATTTGATAAAGAATAAGCAAGTCCAAGCCATAATAGGCCCTGAAGCTTCCTTGCAAGCAGACTTCATCATTGACCTTGGAAACAAGTCTCATGTGCCCATCATCTCTTTCTCTGCTACTAGTCCATCCCTCAGTT ATTCGAGTCCTTACTTCATTAGAGCCACACAAAATGACTCATCCCAAGTGAATGCCATAAGTGCGGTCATCCAAGCTTTTGGCTGGAAAGAATTGGTCCTCATATATGTGGACAATCAGTTTGGAGAAGGCATCATACCTTCTCTTGCAGATGCTTTGGAAGAAGTCGACACGCGAGTTTCCTATAGGAGTCTTTTTTCTCCTTCGGCCACGGACGATCAAATCCTACAGGAACTCTACAAGTTAATGACGATGCAAACGAGGGTGTTCATCGTTCACATGTTACCTGCTCTCGGTTCTCGACTATTGGCCAAAGCAAAAGAGGTGGGAATGATGAGCGAAGGTTATGTATGGATCTTGACTAATGGAATCACTGACCTTTTAAGTTCTGTGGATTCATCTGTTGTCGCTAGCTCGATGCAAGGAGTACTAGGCATAAAGACTTATATCCCAGATACGCCAAACCTGCACAATTTCATGGTCCGATGGAAGATGAAATTCCAACAAGACAATCCATCCATACTTAATCCTACGTTGAACATTTTCGGGTATAGTGCTTATGACGCTGCTCGGGCTCTAGCAATGGCTGTCGAGGAAATGGGTGCGGCCAATTCTACCTTCCAGATGTTGAAGGCTTCAACAAGTGCGACAGATCTCGACAATATTGGGATATCTCAAAATGGTCATAAACTTCTCCAAGAACTAGCCACTACGACATTTACGGGCCTTGCTGGAAATTTTTGGCTAGTTGATGGGCAACTAGAATCATCAGCGTTCCAGATTGTCAATATCAATGGAAATGCAGCAAGAGGGATTGGGTTTTGGACGCTAGACAATGGGCTGCAAAGAGATTTGAGTTCAGTCAACACAAGCAAATATTCCACTTTGAAAAGTAATCTCAGATCAATAATATGGC GAGATTCAACCTCTGTTCCTAAGGGTTGGGAGATTCCCACAAATGGAAAGAGGTTGAAAATCTTAGTTCCCGTGAAGAATGGTTTTAATCAATTCGTGAAGGTGACTCGAGATCCTAACACAAATACAGCCCAAGTCACTGGCTATTGTATTGACATCTTTCAAGCCGTCATAGAAAAATTGCCTTATGCTGTGGCATATGACCTTATTCCATTTGCCTTGCCTAATGGAAGTAGCGCTGGTAGTTACAATGACATGATCGATCGAGTATTTAACCAG AATTATGATGCAGTGGTGGGTGATACAACAATCATAGCAAACAGATCATTGTATGTGGATTTCACCTTACCATACACAGAATCAGGGGGTGCAATGCTCGTGCCATACAAGGACGACACGAGCAAGAAGGCTTGGGTTTTCTTGAAGCCGCTCACTTGGGACCTTTGGCTAACCACTGTATGCTTTTTTGTGTTTATAGCAGTGGTTGTATGGACTCTCGAACATCAGATTAACGAAGACTTCAGAGGTCCAGCCACACATCAAGTTGGCACGAGCTTCTGGTTCTCCTTTTCAACCGTGGTCTTTGCACAAA GGGAGAAAGTGCTCAGCAACTTAGCACGATTTGTTGTGGTTGTGTGGGTTTTCGTGGTACTTATACTAACGCAAAGTTATAcagcaagcttgagctctcttTTGGTGGTGCAAAATCTTCAACCAACTGTAACTGATGTGGATCAACTcctaaaaagtggaaaaaacgTGGGTTACCAACATGGCTCTTTCGTTTATGGAATGctaaaggaaatgaaattcgATGATTCAAGACTTATATCTTATCGGTCTCCTGAAGAATGTGATGCACTTCTTTCCAATGGAA GCAAAGGCGGGATCGCAGCAGCATTTCATGAAGTCCCTTACCTTAAACTTATACTTTCAGAATATTGCAACAAATATACCATGATTCCAGCATTCAAAACTGCTGGATTTGGCTTT GTTTTCCCCAAAGGGTCTCCACTGGTACCAGATATTTCGCGAGCAATCCTCAATGTGACTGAAGGGCCTCAAAtgacagaaattgaaaatgCGTGGCTTACATCCAAAACCAACTGCCAGAATTCAAATTCCTCGGTTTCATCCGACAGCCTAGGTCTTGACAGTTTTTGGGGTCTATTTCTGATTGCTGGAGCTGCTGCGATTTCTGCTCTCCTCATTTTCATGGTTATgttcattaaaagaaattggCAGGAAGTAACAAGTTCTTCGGGTTCATTGTGGAGAAGATTGTTGAATTAG